The following proteins are co-located in the Pseudomonas antarctica genome:
- a CDS encoding glycerophosphodiester phosphodiesterase, with the protein MTLIYGHRGAKGEAPENTLTSFQECLKHGVRRCELDLHLSMDGELMVIHDPTLKRTADRRGKVVEYSAADLVKMDARKGGPGWVSPCPIPRLEELFEKCDFDHWQLEVKSASRTRAATTVLAIREMAVRFGLMDKVTVTSSSREVLKAAVELTPDLSRGLVAEYAWLDPLKVAQNYGCEFLALNWTLCTPERLEKAQRQGLHVSVWTVNEPALMRRLADFGVDSLITDFPGLATATLENY; encoded by the coding sequence GTGACCCTGATTTACGGCCACCGCGGTGCCAAAGGCGAAGCACCGGAAAACACCCTGACCAGCTTCCAGGAGTGCCTCAAGCACGGTGTACGCCGCTGCGAACTGGATTTGCACCTGTCCATGGACGGCGAGCTGATGGTCATCCACGACCCCACCCTCAAGCGCACGGCCGACCGGCGCGGCAAAGTCGTCGAGTATTCGGCGGCCGATCTTGTGAAGATGGACGCGCGCAAAGGCGGCCCAGGCTGGGTCAGCCCGTGCCCGATCCCGCGCCTGGAAGAACTGTTCGAGAAATGCGACTTCGATCACTGGCAACTGGAAGTCAAAAGCGCCTCACGCACCCGCGCCGCGACCACGGTGTTGGCGATTCGTGAGATGGCCGTACGTTTCGGCCTGATGGACAAGGTCACGGTGACCTCAAGCTCGCGGGAAGTGCTCAAAGCCGCCGTCGAACTCACCCCGGACCTGTCACGCGGACTGGTCGCCGAATACGCCTGGCTCGACCCGTTGAAGGTCGCGCAAAACTACGGCTGTGAATTTCTGGCGTTGAACTGGACGTTGTGCACCCCCGAGCGTCTGGAAAAAGCCCAGCGCCAGGGTTTGCATGTGTCCGTGTGGACAGTCAACGAACCTGCGCTGATGCGCAGGCTCGCCGACTTCGGCGTAGATAGCCTGATTACAGACTTTCCCGGTTTGGCCACTGCCACCCTCGAGAATTACTGA
- a CDS encoding PilZ domain-containing protein has protein sequence MSTLDEEERREYYRIDDMIALQISTLSAPEAASKEVLLDDSPLFNLLSELHLSEFEAQHLLRQISEKDRSLAAFLKVQNKRVDLLSQIMARGLLDEVGAPQPVIISEGGIDFMHPTPLAPGAHLAVKLVLMPQALGLLLRARVTHCDPKGDAFEVGTEFESMTDAQRQLLARYILQKQAQERRLAREQSDAQDT, from the coding sequence ATGTCGACATTAGATGAAGAAGAACGCCGCGAATACTACCGTATCGACGACATGATCGCACTTCAAATCAGCACACTGTCTGCCCCGGAAGCGGCGAGCAAGGAAGTGTTGCTGGATGATTCCCCGCTGTTCAATCTGCTCAGTGAACTGCACCTCAGCGAATTCGAAGCCCAGCACCTGCTGCGCCAGATCAGCGAGAAAGATCGCAGCCTGGCAGCCTTCCTCAAAGTCCAGAACAAACGCGTGGACCTGCTCAGCCAGATCATGGCCCGCGGCCTGCTGGATGAGGTGGGCGCGCCGCAGCCGGTGATCATTTCCGAGGGCGGCATTGACTTCATGCACCCCACGCCCCTCGCGCCCGGCGCTCACCTGGCCGTCAAGCTGGTGCTGATGCCTCAGGCGCTCGGCTTGCTGCTGCGCGCCCGCGTCACCCATTGTGACCCCAAGGGTGACGCATTTGAGGTGGGCACTGAGTTCGAATCCATGACCGATGCCCAACGCCAGTTGCTGGCACGCTATATCTTGCAAAAACAAGCCCAGGAACGACGCCTGGCACGGGAACAGAGCGACGCCCAAGACACCTGA
- the sthA gene encoding Si-specific NAD(P)(+) transhydrogenase, with product MAVYNYDVVVLGSGPAGEGAAMNAAKAGRKVAMVDSRRQVGGNCTHLGTIPSKALRHSVRQIMQFNTNPMFRAIGEPRWFSFPDVLKSAEKVISKQVASRTGYYARNRVDLFFGTGSFADEQTVEVVCANGVVEKLVAKHIIIATGSRPYRPADIDFHHPRIYDSDTILSLGHTPRKLIIYGAGVIGCEYASIFSGLGVLVELVDNRDQLLSFLDSEISQALSYHFSNNNITVRHNEEYERVEGLDNGVILHLKSGKKIKADALLWCNGRTGNTDKLGMENIGVKVNSRGQIEVDENYRTCVTNIYGAGDVIGWPSLASAAHDQGRSAAGSIVDNGSWRYVNDVPTGIYTIPEISSIGKNEHELTKAKVPYEVGKAFFKSMARAQIAGEPQGMLKILFHRETLEVLGVHCFGYQASEIVHIGQAIMSQPGEQNTLKYFVNTTFNYPTMAEAYRVAAYDGLNRLF from the coding sequence ATGGCTGTCTACAACTACGACGTGGTGGTACTGGGTTCCGGCCCGGCTGGAGAAGGTGCGGCGATGAACGCCGCCAAAGCTGGGCGCAAGGTGGCGATGGTCGATAGCCGTCGCCAGGTCGGCGGTAACTGCACCCACCTGGGTACCATCCCGTCCAAGGCCTTGCGTCACTCGGTGCGCCAGATCATGCAGTTCAACACCAACCCGATGTTCCGGGCCATTGGTGAGCCGCGCTGGTTCTCCTTCCCGGACGTGTTGAAAAGCGCCGAGAAAGTCATCTCCAAACAAGTGGCGTCGCGCACCGGTTACTACGCCCGCAACCGTGTCGACCTGTTCTTCGGCACCGGCAGTTTCGCCGACGAGCAGACCGTCGAAGTGGTCTGCGCCAACGGCGTGGTCGAGAAGCTGGTGGCCAAGCACATCATCATCGCCACCGGTTCGCGCCCGTATCGCCCGGCCGATATCGATTTCCACCACCCGCGTATCTACGATAGCGACACCATCCTGAGCCTGGGCCACACCCCGCGCAAACTGATCATCTATGGCGCCGGCGTGATTGGCTGTGAATACGCCTCGATCTTCAGCGGCCTGGGTGTGCTGGTGGAGCTGGTGGATAACCGTGATCAGTTGCTGAGCTTCCTCGACTCGGAAATTTCCCAGGCGTTGAGCTACCACTTCAGCAACAACAACATCACCGTGCGCCACAACGAAGAGTACGAGCGGGTCGAAGGCCTGGACAACGGCGTGATCCTGCACCTCAAGTCCGGCAAGAAGATCAAGGCCGACGCCTTGCTGTGGTGCAACGGCCGTACCGGCAACACCGACAAGCTGGGCATGGAAAACATCGGGGTCAAGGTCAACAGCCGTGGCCAGATCGAAGTGGACGAGAACTACCGCACCTGCGTGACCAACATCTACGGCGCCGGTGACGTGATCGGCTGGCCAAGCCTGGCAAGTGCCGCGCATGACCAGGGTCGTTCGGCGGCCGGCAGCATTGTCGACAACGGCAGCTGGCGTTATGTGAATGACGTGCCGACCGGGATCTACACGATTCCCGAGATCAGCTCGATCGGTAAAAACGAACACGAACTGACCAAGGCCAAGGTGCCTTACGAAGTCGGCAAGGCGTTCTTCAAGAGCATGGCGCGTGCGCAGATCGCCGGCGAGCCGCAAGGCATGCTGAAGATCCTGTTCCACCGCGAAACCCTGGAAGTCCTCGGCGTGCATTGCTTTGGCTACCAGGCCTCGGAAATCGTGCACATCGGCCAAGCGATCATGAGTCAGCCGGGTGAGCAAAATACCCTCAAGTATTTTGTGAACACCACGTTCAACTACCCGACCATGGCCGAAGCCTATCGGGTAGCGGCCTACGACGGCCTCAACCGGCTTTTTTGA